The Plasmodium sp. gorilla clade G2 genome assembly, chromosome: 6 genome has a segment encoding these proteins:
- a CDS encoding microtubule-associated protein ytm1 homologue, putative has translation MNQKNKGKKKKNSVSNKMKNDISSSDEEMVEEIDIDNENDDYDYDNNNNDNDDESYEDEDFIDDDENNFEDDDVDNNLSDNCEKEIQICFFTNIENEKYKIDSSTYTVPVTFKRIDLSRMIKKLLDIEDNVSFEFLINKKILRTTIEEFLRDNNILSENVIEIEYSIPLRKRESKNIDKICEWIFELITIGNKLYCSTFDGTILYYDMLNFKKIYEKKVIDSMPIYSYNIYKSKKLHNELIYNESVVGLSNGSIKVFLNEEKEKEIITRNELYLGNHIDIIKCISFNKDYSTLLSAGNDNKINIFDNNYIINELLNDLTNESNTNKRKKKSVVFPKKCIHNDSDMITSLKFFDNIKFLCTGLDKNIKIYDLTSSYVSCSYSYNKSIICSDILNNDLFITADEHSMIKLFDVRSTNEKPVLSLNENKYHMHDKIITSLKTNKNEIYFLSSSHDGFTNIYDIRLNNLPVYTFQSDEKSKILSSTWYYNDENNCVVNAEEHNLILHIF, from the coding sequence atgaatcaaaaaaataagggaaagaaaaaaaaaaattctgtatctaataaaatgaagaatGATATTTCTTCTTCAGATGAAGAAATGGTTGAAGAAATTGATATTGACAATGAGAATGACGATTAcgattatgataataataataatgataatgatgatgaatcCTATGAGGATGAGGATTTTATAGATGATGAcgaaaataattttgaagATGATGATGTTGATAATAATCTAAGTGATAATTGTGAGAAAGAAATTCAGATATgtttttttacaaatatagagaatgaaaaatataaaatcgaTAGTAGTACTTATACAGTTCCTGTTACATTTAAAAGAATAGATTTATCAAGAAtgataaagaaattattagaTATTGAGGATAATGTGTCCTttgaatttttaataaataaaaagatattaaGAACAACTATAGAAGAATTTTTacgtgataataatatactatCAGAAAATGTTATAGAAATTGAATATAGTATACCTTTAAGAAAAAGGGAAAGTAAGAATATTGATAAAATTTGTGAATGGATATTTGAATTAATTACGATAGGTAATAAACTATATTGTAGTACATTTGATGGTaccattttatattatgatatgttaaattttaaaaaaatatatgaaaaaaaagtaatagaTAGTATGccaatatattcatataacatatataaaagtaaGAAATTACAtaatgaattaatatataacgAATCAGTTGTTGGTTTATCGAATGGAAGTATAAAAGTATTTTtgaatgaagaaaaagaaaaagaaataataacaagaaatgaattatatttagGTAATCATatagatattattaaatgtatttcatttaataaagaTTATTCTACATTATTAAGTGCTggaaatgataataaaattaatatatttgataataattatattataaatgaattattaaatgatttaACAAATGAATCGAATACTAataaacgaaaaaaaaaatctgttgtttttccaaaaaaatgtatacataaTGATTCTGATATGATAACatcattaaaattttttgataatataaaatttttatgtacTGGACTcgataagaatataaaaatctaTGATTTAACATCATCATATGTTTCTTGttcttattcatataataaatctatTATATGTAGTGATATATTGAATAACGATTTGTTTATTACTGCTGATGAACATTCTATGattaaattatttgatgTTAGGAGTACTAATGAGAAACCTGTTTTGtcattaaatgaaaataaatatcatatgcatgataaaataataactagtcttaaaacaaacaaaaatgaaatatatttcttgtcATCATCACATGATGGTTttactaatatatatgatattagattaaataatttacCTGTGTATACATTTCAAAGTGATGAAAAATCAAAAATCCTTTCATCAACCTGGTATTATAATGATGAGAACAATTGTGTAGTGAATGCAGAAGAGCATAATTTAATTCTCCACATTTTTTAG